In a genomic window of Zingiber officinale cultivar Zhangliang chromosome 9B, Zo_v1.1, whole genome shotgun sequence:
- the LOC122024635 gene encoding small polypeptide DEVIL 11-like, producing the protein MEMLMEEKYWKLSSSKKGSRSCRPRAAEPGGPFWGKTPEGRRPAAGSAPPTSNSFASRVTSLVKEQRARFYIMRRCVTMLVCWHDY; encoded by the coding sequence ATGGAGATGTTGATGGAGGAGAAGTACTGGAAGTTGTCGTCGTCGAAGAAGGGGAGCAGGAGCTGCCGGCCGCGGGCGGCGGAGCCCGGCGGCCCGTTTTGGGGCAAGACGCCGGAGGGAAGGCGGCCGGCGGCCGGTTCCGCGCCGCCGACGTCGAACTCGTTCGCGAGCCGGGTGACGAGCCTGGTAAAGGAGCAGCGTGCTCGTTTCTACATCATGCGCCGCTGCGTCACCATGCTCGTCTGTTGGCATGATTACTGA